The genome window TACGAACATCGCAAAACGCGTAATCCAGGAATATCAATCTATAATAAACAATAATGTCAATGATCTATAAATTTCTTACTTACCCCTTGTATTGTCATATGACATTATCTAAAGGGGACTTATAGAGAGTGCAGGATATAAATAGAATTTCATAGTCAAAACATTCATTCGCTCTGTTTTTCATTTACTTACTGCGACAAAAGTCCCCTTTAGAGGGATTTAGGGGCAGTAAACAAAGAACAAAACATTTCTCTCATGAAGAAATCAATCATAACAAAATCACTCCTCACCCTGGCGACAATCGGGTACACGATTCTGGGAATAACCGGCTGTAAAGGCAGTGACCCGGTCGTCAATCCCATCGATACGACTAAAACCGATACCACAACCTTTGCCAAAGGAGCCGACATCAGCTGGGTGACAGAGATGGAAGCCAGCGGCAAGAAGTTTTACAATTCGTCAGGCGTTGCCACCGAATGCACCGCTCTGATGAAAAGCCTCGGAATGAACAGTATCCGTCTGCGCGTGTGGGTAAACCCGGCCAACGGCTATTGCAACACCAACGATATCCTGATTAAGGCTACGCGCGCTAAAAACCTGGGGATGCGTATTATGATTGATTTTCACTACAGCGATACCTGGGCCGATCCCAGTAAACAGACCAAACCGGCAGCCTGGACCTCACTCAGCTTCACCGACCTGAAGGCAGCGGTAGCCACTCACACAACCTCAGTCCTGACCACTTTAAAGAACAACGGGATTACCCCAGTCTGGGTACAGGTGGGCAATGAGACCAGTGACGGTATGCTGTGGGAAGATGGAAGGGCTTCAAAATCGATGGCCAACTATGCCGCCCTGACCAATGCCGGATACAATGCGGTGAAGTCGGTTTTTCCCAATGCCAAGGTCATTGTGCATCTCAATAACGGGTACAACAACTCCCTGTACCGCTGGATATTTGACGGACTGAAGAATAACGGCGCGAAATGGGATGTCATCGGCATGTCGGTCTATCCAAATTGGTTCACCACCGCCAACGACTGGGCGACCTGCAATACTCAGGTTTTGGCAAACATGATTGATCTGGTGTCACGCTATGGAACGCCGGTGATGGTCGTGGAGTGTGGCATGAGCTGGGATTCACCGGTTGCCTGCAAAAGCTTTCTGACCGACTTGATTACCAAGGTAAAATCCGTTTCCGGCAACAAAGGCTTGGGCGTCTTCTATTGGGAACCGGAATGTTACGGCGGATGGAAAAGTTATACATACGGCGCATTCGACAACTCCGGCAAACCGACCGTTGCACTCGACGCTTTTAAATAATCCTACGATATGTCTGAGTATGAAGCCTCCCTCCCATTTCTTTTTGTGATGGTTTAAAGGTTGGGAACCGGAGGCTTCTTCACTTTCAAATAGAATTCGATTCAGCTGAAGATATTGATTTGGGAAAATAGTATGCTGAAAGAACAATAGGTTTTCATTTGGTAGATAGTATGTTTAGGTAAATTTGAAGAGACTCTCTCCGCAAGGGGAGGGTCTTTTTCATGCCTATCCTTTTCCCGGATTATCTAAACTCAAAGGTTTTGGTAGAGTTATCTGGCAAAAACACCCCGGAGGCCCCCAGAAATGCGAGAGCGGCAGACAGAAATGCGTGAGAAGCAGACAGAAATGCGAGGGAGGCGGTCAGAAATGCAAGGGAGGCACGCAGAAATGCGATAGCGGTAGGCAGAAATGCGTGAGAGGCAGACAGAAATGCGAGGGAGACGGTCAGAAATGCAAGAGCGGCAGCCTCCTGACCATTTTTCAAAGAAGAAACTCAGTTCGTCATAGTCTTTTTTCTATTTGTAAAGAACGTCAGGTCCAGGTAATATGCCTAATACAAAAAAGCCGCATATTCAGGTATGATCCTCCTGACAATGCAGCTCGTTTGTATTAAGTCTTAATCCGTTTCTGAGAATAAACCTAACAGGTCTTCAAGACCTGTTAGGTTTGATCTTTCGGAAATTCTCTCTCGTTTTTATCAATAAAAAACTTATCGTCGTTTATCAATCTCAGCCAGTTTCTCACAGGCCAGTGCATCAAGCACCGACACTACTGTGAGATTGACAATATCACGCACAGAGCTTTCGATATCGGTAAAGTGGATCGGTTTGTTTAGTCCCATCTGGATCGGACCGATGATCTCGGCACCACCCATGTTAGCCATTAGTTTGTATGCAGCATTTCCGGAACTAAGGTTCGGGAAGACCAATGTATTCACATCCTTACCGGCCAACTTGCTGAATGGGAATTTCGAATCGCGTAGATCTTTGTCCAGTGCGAAATTCACCTGCATCTCCCCATCGACATCGATGTGCGGATAATTTTCGTGAAGCTGTCTCACCACCTCATGAATGGAAGCCGGACTACCTTCGGTATCCGTTCCGAAGTTCGAGAAAGAGATCATCGCCATCACCGGTTTGATGTTGAAGAATTTTACCGCACGATTGGTCAAACGGGTAATGTCAATCAACGTCTCGGTCGAAGGGAGACGGTTAATCATCGTATCGGCGAAGAAATAAGGCCCTTTTTTGGTGTTGACGATGTGCATCGCACCAAAGCAGTTATACCCTTCACGGATGCCAATCACCTCTTTGGCAATACGGCTGGTTTCGGAATATTTCGTATAAGTACCGGTGATAAAGGTATCAGCATCTCCCGATTCCACCATCATCATACCGAAGTAGTTGCGGTCATTCATTCTCTCCAGGGCATCGTTAAAGGTAATCCCCTTACGCGCATTCTTATCAGCCAGGATGTGTGCATAGCGGACACGGCGTTCCTCTTCGCGGTCATGACGCATGTTTACAATCTCCACGCCTTCGAGGCTTAGCCCAAGTTCTGCCGCAATCTTCTGAATGCGCTCCTCATTTCCCAACAATATAGGGAAACAATAACCGTCTTGTTTGGCCTGAATAGCCCCTTTGAGCATATTGGCATGATTTGCTTCTGCATATACTACACGACGAGGGTTTTGACGGGCAGTTTCAGAAAGGCGGCGCATCAGTTTATTGTCATAGCCCATCATCTCCTGCAAATGCAGATCATAAGCTTTCCAGTCTGTAATCGTTTTCAGTGCAACACCTGATTCTATAGCCGCCTTAGCCACAGCCGGAGCTACCGTGGTCAACAGACGAGGATCAAGCGGTTTCGGGATTATGTATTCACGTCCGAAAGTCAGGTTGGTAATGTTATAAGCGGCATTTACCACATCCGGAACAGGCTGTTTGGCCAATTCTGCAATGGATATAGCAGCAGCCAGCTTCATCTCTTCGTTGATACAACTGGCATTTACATCCAATGCACCACGGAAGATGTAAGGGAATCCGAGCACGTTATTGATCTGGTTAGGATGATCCGAACGTCCGGTTGCAAAAATCAGGTCTGAACGTGACGCTTTGGCATTCTCGTACGAAATCTCCGGATTCGGGTTTGCTAATGCAAATACGATAGGATCATGATTCATTGAACGTACCATCTCTTTAGTCAAAACATCGGCAACTGAAAGTCCGAGGAATACATCGGCGCCTTCCATCGCTTCGGCCAAAGTCTTTATAGTGCGGGTGGTGGCAAATTCCTTTTTAGCAGGAGTCAGGTCACTGCGATGTATCGAAACAACGCCCTTACTATCCACCATCGTGATATTCTCTTTTTTCGCCCCCAGCATCTTATAAAGCCGGGTACAGGAACTGGCAGAAGCACCGGCTCCATTCACCACGATCTTGACCTCATCTATCTTTTTGCCAACGATCTCCAGCGCATTGATCAATCCGGCGCCTGAAATAATAGCCGTACCGTGCTGGTCATCGTGCATGATGGGGATATCAAGTTCCGCTTTGAGACGGTTTTCGATCTCAAAACATTCCGGCGCCTTGATATCTTCCAGATTAATACCGCCGAATGTCGGAGCGATAGCCTTTACGGCCTGGATAAACTTCTCGGGGTCTTTTTCATTAATCTCAATATCGAAGACATCGATTCCTGCAAATATTTTGAAGAGCAGGCCTTTCCCTTCCATCACCGGCTTACCGGCTAAGGCGCCAATATCACCTAAACCCAATACTGCCGTACCGTTTGAAATTACAGCAACCAGGTTTCCTTTTGCCGTGTAACGATAAGCGTTTGCCGGATCTTTTTCGATTTCGAGACAGGGATCCGCTACTCCCGGAGAGTATGCAAGAGATAGGTCCGCTTGCGTACTGTAGGGTTTGGTAGGGATCACCTCTATTTTGCCCGGTTTGCCTTGTTCATGATAGGCAAGGGCCGCTTCTTTGGTAACTTTTTGCATAGATGTGTAGTTTATAATAGGGAGAAAAGGGTTATTCTCAGTCGTTTGGCTGATAAAAGCAAATTTAGCCATTTATTTATCGGGAAAGGAATGAGCCCTATTAAATTATAATAAAACTTTGACGGTTGGGCTTATCTGCTTACAAAATGTAAGGGTATCGCGTACTTGCGGATAGAAGTGTAATACCGGCATTACAAACACTGCAAATCCGGAGTTCGGCGATTGACTTTTTTTAATGGCAGGGGCGTGGGAAACTCATTAATAATGATTCGTTTAACAATTAATCGTAGAACTTTACTTATTCATGTAGTGTTTTATATCTGTGGAAAGCGACAATATCCGACAACCTAAATCAATGAAATGAATCAATTTTGAAGGGATAAACCTGATTTCAGGGTTTTAAAAGAATTTTCCGGGAATATAGATTATTGACGGTGTAATTCTTAAGCAATATGTTATATGTAATACAAAATGTGATGAATAAAAGAACGAATTCATCATTTTAACCTGAACATTTAAGTAGGAAGAAAGACTAAATCTGAAAGAACTTTTCTCTTAACTATTCAAAGAAACTTAATGGAGGGATTGGTAACCCGTTGAATCAGAAGCCGAAGTAGATTTACAATTAAGACAGAAGAAAAATCTGTTTTTAACCTAAACCCGAAACGATATGCTATATGGAGCATATAAGAAATAACGCAACAGTAAACTACCTTTCAACTATCTGACTTTCATTCTCAAATAAGAAGATGCACAAAATGTGACAGACCGATCAACCGTTTGTCACCTGTTTTGGGCTCTATTCGTGGCTACTACCCTCCTCTTTATCAGCAATTAACTTAAGCCTATAATATGAAAACAAGTCGTCTAAATCAGTTATTAAGAAGCAGGCTTTTCATTATTATGACAATGCTTCTCATTTCATGTATGCTACAAGGACAAACTTACCGGTTACTGAAAGCATCCAATGATCCCGGCGGATATGCTGATCGGGACGAGGTGACCAGGGTATTGACTACTGATGAGCTGAACAGCTTTAATTTTCTGAGTGTCACCGCTAATCTGATTGGCTCAAAAGATGGGCAGGAATTTACTTTGACCTGCATCCCTGGTATTTGCCAACGTGCACATAGTACTATTCCTGATTTTAATGCCATGGGATCAAACTGGATCAATACCAATCCTGCACTGGAAATGGTCGTTCTGGATATCTCCAATGCTGAGGATATTAACCAGATGACAGGAGTTACCAATTTACTGAAACAGGCCTCATCTGTACATTATCTGGTATTGCAGACTTACCCTAAACTCTACGAATCCGCTGATCCGTCGATGTATGAAGCGCGAGCAAGGGAGCTGATAGCCCCGGCTATCAATGACCAACTTAGCGCACTATACGATAAGGGGATCAGGGTCTTTATTGCAGCAATTAAATTTAAATAGTCAGTAACCTTTAAAGGTAATGGATATGAAACCGAAAAATTATAACTCCAAACGGACTTTCGCATCTCCTATCGGAAATGTCGGAAGTATTGGCATGTTTTGGGTAATGCTTATCGCCATAGCGGGATTGACACTTACTCAGTCGGCATTCGGCCAGGGGGGAGTCAAAGTGCCCTTTATGATGAGACACCACCCGACAGATGTCCCTAATGGAATTTTTACCATTAAGGGGGATTTCCATATTATAGGTAATACGAACCTACTCGGTATTGCTTCCGGCGATAATGGTGCAGGTACAAACTTTGACTTCAGGTTTGTAGATGTTGACAATGATGACTCTACATTCAACTCTTCGACAGCAGAGCTAGTGCTGGCCAATAAAGCAGCCTTAGACTGTAATCCATCCAAAATCAAATATGCCGGATTGTACTGGACCGGACGGGGAGATTACAAAGTCCTCGCAGACCCTCTGTCTGCAACTAAAACCCAAAGGACAGAAAGTTTTCCCAAACCGCCTACGAAGTATTATTACTGGACAAGGGCTAACCTGAACGGTGTAACAAATACCTCTTACTACAGGCTTTATTACAATGATCAGAATCTGACCAATCCGTATGCTTATGTCTATCTGACTTCACCCAATGGGAATCCTTATATTTCCAAGTCAACACCTCCGGGAGCTGCAGGCACTAGTTCCTGGGGGGGCGGTAGTACTAAGTATTACTACTCGACTTCCACAATATGGAAGCAACAAA of Parabacteroides sp. FAFU027 contains these proteins:
- a CDS encoding NADP-dependent malic enzyme gives rise to the protein MQKVTKEAALAYHEQGKPGKIEVIPTKPYSTQADLSLAYSPGVADPCLEIEKDPANAYRYTAKGNLVAVISNGTAVLGLGDIGALAGKPVMEGKGLLFKIFAGIDVFDIEINEKDPEKFIQAVKAIAPTFGGINLEDIKAPECFEIENRLKAELDIPIMHDDQHGTAIISGAGLINALEIVGKKIDEVKIVVNGAGASASSCTRLYKMLGAKKENITMVDSKGVVSIHRSDLTPAKKEFATTRTIKTLAEAMEGADVFLGLSVADVLTKEMVRSMNHDPIVFALANPNPEISYENAKASRSDLIFATGRSDHPNQINNVLGFPYIFRGALDVNASCINEEMKLAAAISIAELAKQPVPDVVNAAYNITNLTFGREYIIPKPLDPRLLTTVAPAVAKAAIESGVALKTITDWKAYDLHLQEMMGYDNKLMRRLSETARQNPRRVVYAEANHANMLKGAIQAKQDGYCFPILLGNEERIQKIAAELGLSLEGVEIVNMRHDREEERRVRYAHILADKNARKGITFNDALERMNDRNYFGMMMVESGDADTFITGTYTKYSETSRIAKEVIGIREGYNCFGAMHIVNTKKGPYFFADTMINRLPSTETLIDITRLTNRAVKFFNIKPVMAMISFSNFGTDTEGSPASIHEVVRQLHENYPHIDVDGEMQVNFALDKDLRDSKFPFSKLAGKDVNTLVFPNLSSGNAAYKLMANMGGAEIIGPIQMGLNKPIHFTDIESSVRDIVNLTVVSVLDALACEKLAEIDKRR
- a CDS encoding arabinogalactan endo-beta-1,4-galactanase; amino-acid sequence: MKKSIITKSLLTLATIGYTILGITGCKGSDPVVNPIDTTKTDTTTFAKGADISWVTEMEASGKKFYNSSGVATECTALMKSLGMNSIRLRVWVNPANGYCNTNDILIKATRAKNLGMRIMIDFHYSDTWADPSKQTKPAAWTSLSFTDLKAAVATHTTSVLTTLKNNGITPVWVQVGNETSDGMLWEDGRASKSMANYAALTNAGYNAVKSVFPNAKVIVHLNNGYNNSLYRWIFDGLKNNGAKWDVIGMSVYPNWFTTANDWATCNTQVLANMIDLVSRYGTPVMVVECGMSWDSPVACKSFLTDLITKVKSVSGNKGLGVFYWEPECYGGWKSYTYGAFDNSGKPTVALDAFK